A region from the Patagioenas fasciata isolate bPatFas1 chromosome 27, bPatFas1.hap1, whole genome shotgun sequence genome encodes:
- the FEM1A gene encoding protein fem-1 homolog A yields MDLRTAVYNAARDGKLKLLQKLLGSRSREELEALTAGPGGGDGPGGGSTPLLIAARHGHLEVVEYLLDHCGARVEEGGSVSFDGETIEGAPPLWAASAAGHLRVVRSLLDHGASVNQTTLTNSTPLRAACFDGHLDIVRYLVGERGADLEVANRHGHTCLMISCYKGHREIARYLLEKGADVNRRSVKGNTALHDCAESGSLEILQLLLRSKARMEKDGYGMTPLLAASVTGHTNIVEYLIQGGLQQQEEEEAAGSQNGTCASGGSRQRCCSAGKENPQGCDEETCCASASSQDEQQVPNVFCTREAAVEALELLGATFVDKKRDLLGAHKYWRRAMELRCEGGQYLPKPEPRQLVLAYDYSREVSSLEELEALITDPDEMRMQALLIRERILGPSHPDTSYYIRYRGAVYADSGNFERCINLWKYALDMQQGNLEPLSPMTASSFLSFAELFSYVLQDRSKGTLATHLGFSDLMGVLSKGVREVERALVHGKDPVVDSAQFTKTLAIILHLVFLLEKVECTPEQEHQKRQTIYRLLKCSPRAKNGFTPLHMAVDKDTTTVGRYPVGKFPSLHVVNLLLECGADPDSRDYDNNTPLHVAARNNCPLIMSALMEAGAHMDATNAFKQTAYELLDEKLLTKSMMQPFNYITLQCLAARALDKHKIPYKGFIPEELEAFIELH; encoded by the coding sequence ATGGACCTGCGCACGGCCGTGTACAACGCGGCCCGCGATGGGAAGCTGAAGCTACTGCAGAAGCTGCTGGGCAGCCGGAGCCGGGAGGAGCTGGAGGCCTtgacggcggggccgggcgggggtgACGGCCCCGGGGGAGGGAGCACCCCGCTGCTGATCGCCGCCCGGCACGGCCACCTGGAGGTGGTGGAGTACCTGCTGGATCACTGCGGGGCCCGCGTGGAGGAGGGCGGCTCGGTCAGCTTCGACGGGGAGACCATCGAGGGGGCCCCGCCGCTCTGGGCCGCCTCGGCCGCCGGGCACCTGCGCGTGGTTCGCAGCCTCCTGGACCACGGCGCCTCGGTGAACCAGACCACGCTGACCAACTCCACGCCGCTGCGCGCCGCCTGCTTCGACGGGCACCTGGACATCGTGCGCTACTTGGTCGGGGAGCGCGGGGCCGACCTGGAAGTCGCCAACCGGCACGGACACACCTGCCTGATGATTTCTTGCTACAAAGGGCATCGGGAAATCGCGCGGTACTTGCTGGAGAAAGGGGCCGACGTCAACCGGCGCAGCGTGAAGGGGAACACGGCGCTGCACGACTGCGCTGAGTCCGGCAGCCTGGagatcctgcagctgctgctccgctCCAAAGCCCGCATGGAGAAGGACGGCTACGGCATGACCCCGCTGCTCGCGGCCAGCGTCACCGGCCACACCAACATCGTGGAGTACCTCATCCAaggggggctgcagcagcaggaggaggaggaggctgcggGGAGCCAAAACGGGACCTGTGCCTCAGGTGGGAGCCGTCAGAGGTGCTGCAGCGCCGGCAAGGAAAACCCTCAGGGCTGCGATGAAGAGACGTGTTGTGCCTCAGCTTCCAGTCAGGATGAACAGCAGGTCCCGAACGTGTTCTGCACTCGAGAGGCTGCTGTGGAAGCGCTGGAGTTGCTGGGGGCTACGTTTGTGGATAAGAAACGTGACCTTTTGGGAGCCCACAAGTACTGGCGAAGGGCGATGGAGCTTCGGTGTGAGGGTGGGCAGTACCTGCCCAAACCCGAGCCCCGGCAGCTGGTGTTGGCCTACGACTATTCCCGGGAGGTGAGTTCtctggaggagctggaagccctgaTCACGGATCCGGACGAGATGCGCATGCAGGCGCTGCTGATCAGAGAGCGCATCCTGGGCCCTTCCCACCCAGACACATCCTATTACATCCGATACCGAGGAGCGGTCTACGCCGACTCCGGCAACTTCGAGCGCTGCATTAACCTGTGGAAATACGCTCTGGACATGCAGCAAGGCAACCTGGAGCCTCTCAGCCCCATGACTGCCAGCAGTTTCCTTTCCTTTGCCGAGCTTTTCTCTTACGTGCTTCAGGATCGCTCCAAAGGCACTTTAGCTACTCACTTGGGCTTCTCGGACCTGATGGGAGTGCTGAGCAAAGGGGTCCGGGAGGTGGAGAGGGCGCTTGTGCACGGCAAGGACCCTGTAGTTGACTCGGCGCAGTTCACCAAGACGCTGGCCATTATCCTCCACCTGGTTTTCTTGCTGGAGAAGGTAGAGTGcaccccggagcaggaacaccagaAGCGCCAGACTATCTACCGCCTGCTAAAGTGCAGCCCCCGGGCCAAGAACGGCTTCACTCCTTTGCATATGGCAGTGGACAAAGATACCACAACAGTGGGACGTTACCCTGTGGGCAAGTTCCCGTCGCTCCACGTCGTCAACTTGCTTCTGGAGTGCGGGGCCGACCCCGACAGCCGCGACTACGACAACAACACCCCGCTGCACGTCGCCGCCCGCAACAACTGCCCGCTGATCATGAGCGCCCTGATGGAGGCCGGAGCCCACATGGACGCCACCAACGCCTTCAAGCAGACGGCGTATGAGCTGCTGGATGAGAAGCTGCTCACCAAGAGCATGATGCAGCCCTTCAACTACATCACCCTCCAGTGCCTTGCTGCTCGCGCCCTGGACAAGCACAAGATTCCCTACAAGGGCTTCATCCCCGAGGAGCTGGAAGCCTTCATTGAACTGCACTAG
- the TICAM1 gene encoding TIR domain-containing adapter molecule 1 isoform X1, with the protein MAQSAELQPNFEDVFNFLSQMPEDKVLSNTSTEAQGVTLSSIPAEEQENHSSAISSGPGDEFQMLRSHEDVVFLPTASPNYAVRSSPVQIRGKSDLSGPRTLHSSGSPSLSSCFEVSASPTVVFDTHERARLPSRLCEGSTGAAGQPDGDRQSHGLQETSWASRPSSHPGQDTGAQVPWPEVLQVSSCRPTLPIPEMQVPTPGAVNHPEESSDVSSTLAAEPHVPKECTDKKQDGNESSTGLPDLRAIVDPGPPHTSMRDSYIPAGTSNSTSAPISTCSLPPTTYSSSSTLPSLQRAPSNFCPPPLHSLPCPAWPAPLQTEEPMPTSEPDSGELKFYTFVVLHASEDELVAQRVKNLLEKMGVPNGAMLCEDFSIAGRSRITCFQDALENSAFIILLLTKNFLCSQCRFQTDTALMESILKPSKRDSVIPFVPKENPLERSQIPSVLGTLTPLDENSPMFSRTVQNTFKPSRIKERKDMWALMQRRKLQLYEEQTRQQLAALNLGSLPQVPLSATRPLLLEQSSHQWGPPTGHPTPAPVGPSPVQQLQLPLGHYTMTAGAGATHLIIQHARMVQIGDHNMMQVEAAAAGAQDRDGDTTGAAGQPRPDTQT; encoded by the coding sequence ATGGCACAGAGCGCTGAGCTCCAGCCAAACTTTGAGGACGTGTTTAATTTTCTATCCCAGATGCCAGAAGATAAAGTCCTCAGCAACACCAGCACGGAGGCTCAGGGGGTGACGCTCAGCAGCATCccagctgaggagcaggaaaACCACAGCTCTGCCATCAGCAGTGGCCCAGGTGATGAATTCCAGATGCTGAGATCTCACGAGGACGTAGTATTTCTCCCGACGGCCAGCCCAAACTACGCGGTGAGGAGTTCCCCGGTGCAGATTAGAGGCAAGTCGGACCTTTCAGGCCCACGGACCCTGCATTCCTCAGGGAGTCCCTCGCTCTCCAGCTGCTTCGAGGTCAGCGCATCGCCGACAGTTGTTTTTGACACCCACGAGCGCGCCCGCCTGCCCAGCCGGCTGTGCGAAGGGAGCACCGGCGCTGCTGGACAGCCTGACGGGGACAGACAGAGCCATGGCCTGCAGGAAACAAGCTGGGccagcagacccagctctcacCCCGGGCAGGACACGGGTGCCCAAGTGCCCTGGCCAGAGGTTCTGCAGGTCAGTTCATGTCGCCCAACTCTCCCCATTCCTGAGATGCAGGTGCCCACGCCAGGTGCTGTGAACCACCCTGAAGAAAGCAGTGATGTTTCCAGCACGCTGGCAGCAGAACCTCATGTACCAAAAGAATGCACAGACAAAAAGCAAGATGGAAATGAATCATCTACAGGCCTTCCTGACTTGAGAGCTATAGTGGATCCTGGTCCTCCCCACACGTCCATGAGGGACTCATACATTCCAGCAGGCACTTCTAACTCCACATCTGCTCCCATTTCAACCTGTTCCCTTCCTCCTACTACTTATTCCTCCTCCTCAACCCTTCCCTCTCTTCAGAGAGCTCCTTCCAACTTCTGTCCCCCTCCCCTCCACTCattgccctgtccagcctggcctgctcCTCTCCAAACTGAGGAACCAATGCCCACATCAGAGCCAGACAGTGGAGAGTTGAAGTTCTACACTTTTGTCGTCCTACACGCTAGCGAAGATGAGCTTGTTGCCCAGCGGGTCAAGAACCTGCTGGAGAAGATGGGTGTTCCTAACGGTGCCATGCTCTGCGAGGACTTCTCCATCGCCGGCCGCAGCCGTATCACTTGCTTCCAGGATGCTCTGGAAAACTCGGCGTTCATCATCCTTCTGCTGACCAAGAACTTCCTGTGCAGCCAGTGCAGGTTCCAGACAGACACTGCTCTGATGGAGTCCATCCTGAAGCCATCCAAGCGCGACTCCGTCATCCCTTTTGTGCCCAAGGAGAACCCGCTGGAGCGGAGTCAGATTCCCAGCGTGCTTGGCACCCTCACGCCCCTGGATGAGAACTCTCCCATGTTCTCCAGGACTGTGCAGAACACCTTCAAGCCCAGTAGGATCAAAGAGAGAAAAGACATGTGGGCTCTGATGCAGAGAAGGAaactgcagctgtatgaggagcaaaCTCGGCAGCAATTAGCTGCTCTGAACCTGGGCTCCCTTCCCCAGGTGCCTCTATCAGCAACACGGCCGCTACTGCTGGAGCAATCGTCCCACCAGTGGGGTCCCCCCACTGGGCACCCCACGCCTGCCCCGGTGGGTCCCTCTCCTGtccaacagctccagctccccttgGGCCACTACACCATGACAGCGGGTGCAGGTGCCACACACCTCATCATCCAACACGCCCGAATGGTGCAGATCGGGGACCACAACATGATGCAGGTGGAAGCTGCCGCAGCGGGTGCACAGgacagggatggtgacaccactGGTGCAGCAGGTCAGCCAAGGCCAGACACTCAGACTTAA
- the TICAM1 gene encoding TIR domain-containing adapter molecule 1 isoform X2 produces the protein MPEDKVLSNTSTEAQGVTLSSIPAEEQENHSSAISSGPGDEFQMLRSHEDVVFLPTASPNYAVRSSPVQIRGKSDLSGPRTLHSSGSPSLSSCFEVSASPTVVFDTHERARLPSRLCEGSTGAAGQPDGDRQSHGLQETSWASRPSSHPGQDTGAQVPWPEVLQVSSCRPTLPIPEMQVPTPGAVNHPEESSDVSSTLAAEPHVPKECTDKKQDGNESSTGLPDLRAIVDPGPPHTSMRDSYIPAGTSNSTSAPISTCSLPPTTYSSSSTLPSLQRAPSNFCPPPLHSLPCPAWPAPLQTEEPMPTSEPDSGELKFYTFVVLHASEDELVAQRVKNLLEKMGVPNGAMLCEDFSIAGRSRITCFQDALENSAFIILLLTKNFLCSQCRFQTDTALMESILKPSKRDSVIPFVPKENPLERSQIPSVLGTLTPLDENSPMFSRTVQNTFKPSRIKERKDMWALMQRRKLQLYEEQTRQQLAALNLGSLPQVPLSATRPLLLEQSSHQWGPPTGHPTPAPVGPSPVQQLQLPLGHYTMTAGAGATHLIIQHARMVQIGDHNMMQVEAAAAGAQDRDGDTTGAAGQPRPDTQT, from the coding sequence ATGCCAGAAGATAAAGTCCTCAGCAACACCAGCACGGAGGCTCAGGGGGTGACGCTCAGCAGCATCccagctgaggagcaggaaaACCACAGCTCTGCCATCAGCAGTGGCCCAGGTGATGAATTCCAGATGCTGAGATCTCACGAGGACGTAGTATTTCTCCCGACGGCCAGCCCAAACTACGCGGTGAGGAGTTCCCCGGTGCAGATTAGAGGCAAGTCGGACCTTTCAGGCCCACGGACCCTGCATTCCTCAGGGAGTCCCTCGCTCTCCAGCTGCTTCGAGGTCAGCGCATCGCCGACAGTTGTTTTTGACACCCACGAGCGCGCCCGCCTGCCCAGCCGGCTGTGCGAAGGGAGCACCGGCGCTGCTGGACAGCCTGACGGGGACAGACAGAGCCATGGCCTGCAGGAAACAAGCTGGGccagcagacccagctctcacCCCGGGCAGGACACGGGTGCCCAAGTGCCCTGGCCAGAGGTTCTGCAGGTCAGTTCATGTCGCCCAACTCTCCCCATTCCTGAGATGCAGGTGCCCACGCCAGGTGCTGTGAACCACCCTGAAGAAAGCAGTGATGTTTCCAGCACGCTGGCAGCAGAACCTCATGTACCAAAAGAATGCACAGACAAAAAGCAAGATGGAAATGAATCATCTACAGGCCTTCCTGACTTGAGAGCTATAGTGGATCCTGGTCCTCCCCACACGTCCATGAGGGACTCATACATTCCAGCAGGCACTTCTAACTCCACATCTGCTCCCATTTCAACCTGTTCCCTTCCTCCTACTACTTATTCCTCCTCCTCAACCCTTCCCTCTCTTCAGAGAGCTCCTTCCAACTTCTGTCCCCCTCCCCTCCACTCattgccctgtccagcctggcctgctcCTCTCCAAACTGAGGAACCAATGCCCACATCAGAGCCAGACAGTGGAGAGTTGAAGTTCTACACTTTTGTCGTCCTACACGCTAGCGAAGATGAGCTTGTTGCCCAGCGGGTCAAGAACCTGCTGGAGAAGATGGGTGTTCCTAACGGTGCCATGCTCTGCGAGGACTTCTCCATCGCCGGCCGCAGCCGTATCACTTGCTTCCAGGATGCTCTGGAAAACTCGGCGTTCATCATCCTTCTGCTGACCAAGAACTTCCTGTGCAGCCAGTGCAGGTTCCAGACAGACACTGCTCTGATGGAGTCCATCCTGAAGCCATCCAAGCGCGACTCCGTCATCCCTTTTGTGCCCAAGGAGAACCCGCTGGAGCGGAGTCAGATTCCCAGCGTGCTTGGCACCCTCACGCCCCTGGATGAGAACTCTCCCATGTTCTCCAGGACTGTGCAGAACACCTTCAAGCCCAGTAGGATCAAAGAGAGAAAAGACATGTGGGCTCTGATGCAGAGAAGGAaactgcagctgtatgaggagcaaaCTCGGCAGCAATTAGCTGCTCTGAACCTGGGCTCCCTTCCCCAGGTGCCTCTATCAGCAACACGGCCGCTACTGCTGGAGCAATCGTCCCACCAGTGGGGTCCCCCCACTGGGCACCCCACGCCTGCCCCGGTGGGTCCCTCTCCTGtccaacagctccagctccccttgGGCCACTACACCATGACAGCGGGTGCAGGTGCCACACACCTCATCATCCAACACGCCCGAATGGTGCAGATCGGGGACCACAACATGATGCAGGTGGAAGCTGCCGCAGCGGGTGCACAGgacagggatggtgacaccactGGTGCAGCAGGTCAGCCAAGGCCAGACACTCAGACTTAA
- the LOC139825673 gene encoding uncharacterized protein, with protein sequence MESEKTTKQGLPKVEEQQQASVVNRVTSLPLLSSAFNLVSSAYNHTKETHPCLSGVCNVAETVAAVAVGSVVGGAQPILNQLESQIALVNEYACKGLDQLEENLPFLQQPADKVISDTKQLVSTKVISAMDAACEAKEAMADKVTEAVDLTKNVVGDSVKLTRSVVTSTVHSAMEAAQGAKDLVTHKVTEAVDLTKHMVEDSVGLTKSAVASTIVNAVEAAQGAKDLVTHKVTEAVDLSKHIVEDSVGMTKSAVASTIVNAVEAAQGAKDLVTVKVTEAVGLTKHMVEDSVGMTKSAVASTITAAVGAAQGAKDLVTNKVTEAVDLSKHIVEDSVEMTKSTVASTIVNAMEAAQGAKDLVTVKVTEAVDLTKGAVQDGVEKTKSAVTSTVTTALDAAYGTISSKINTALEQSREAIQEGVEKTNLVVNNSIGKAKAVSQAVAGGVESVLGMSEELVDHYLPMTEEELGEKMLSWKFYLFPASQLGEWSAAASLFLFPPGKLAAAVEGSGMASVEEQKQQRSYFVRLGSLSNKVRHRAYRHSLSKLHRVKQRTQDALSRLQLAIKLVQTCFFLFPPVCSPPALLSRWKLFLHPAPATCHLGSLPGRETLVLLCVCLQYSSSSHFSHQIESVKQEVGQRLLDGQEKLHRLWVEWCLTQPKGIQVKTASQAEVESRTLAMLHIITQQLQPVYENLKTSIQGLPSNIQEAVYQATRNIHKLHSSFASAVSFQDLSSTTLSQSHDYVVEARRSLDDLFEYVSQNTPLNWLVGPFRARAKVSQDSRKPEKKKNRVTEIKSATLEMATPPKEETKTPEEPKGANRTLGEGCEVLEKLEEKAEKDPEVAVAAKEIKTDPPEEDL encoded by the exons ATGGAGTCAGAAAAGACCACAAAACAAGGCCTACCGAAGGTTGAGGAACAGCAGCAAGCG AGCGTTGTCAACCGGGTAACCAGCTTGCCCTTGCTCAGCTCCGCATTCAACCTGGTCTCATCTGCCTACAACCACACCAAGGAGACGCATCCTTGCCTCAGCGGTGTCTGCAACGTGGCCGAGACCGTGGCTGCGGTGGCGGTGGGCAGCGTGGTTGGTGGGGCGCAGCCCATCCTGAACCAACTCGAGTCACAGA TTGCACTTGTAAATGAATATGCCTGTAAAGGACTGGATCAACTGGAGGAGAACTTGCCTTTTCTTCAACAGCCAGCAGATAAG GTCATCTCAGACACCAAGCAGCTGGTTTCCACCAAGGTGATATCTGCTATGGATGCTGCCTGTGAGGCGAAGGAAGCAATGGCTGATAAAGTGACTGAAGCTGTAGACCTCACTAAAAATGTTGTTGGGGACAGTGTCAAGCTGACCAGGTCAGTGGTCACCTCCACTGTCCACAGTGCCATGGAGGCCGCCCAGGGTGCCAAGGACCTTGTGACTCACAAGGTGACCGAGGCGGTGGATCTCACAAAGCACATGGTGGAGGACAGCGTTGGACTGACCAAGTCCGCAGTCGCTTCTACTATTGTCAATGCCGTGGAGGCTGCTCAGGGAGCCAAGGACCTTGTGACTCACAAGGTGACCGAAGCGGTGGACCTCAGCAAGCATATTGTGGAGGACAGCGTTGGAATGACCAAGTCTGCGGTCGCTTCTACTATTGTGAATGCTGTGGAGGCTGCTCAAGGTGCCAAGGACCTTGTGACTGTCAAGGTGACCGAGGCGGTGGGCCTCACAAAACACATGGTGGAGGACAGTGTTGGAATGACCAAGTCTGCAGTTGCTTCTACCATTACTGCTGCTGTAGGGGCTGCCCAGGGTGCCAAGGACCTTGTGACTAACAAGGTGACCGAAGCAGTGGACCTCAGCAAGCATATTGTGGAGGACAGTGTTGAAATGACCAAGTCTACAGTCGCTTCTACTATTGTCAATGCCATGGAGGCTGCTCAGGGCGCCAAGGACCTTGTGACTGTCAAGGTGACAGAGGCGGTAGACCTGACCAAAGGGGCTGTTCAGGATGGTGTTGAGAAGACCAAATCAGCGGTCACTTCTACAGTCACTACAGCTCTGGATGCTGCATATGGCACCATAAGTAGCAAAATCAATACAGCcttggagcagagcagagagGCCATCCAGGAGGGAGTGGAGAAGACCAATTTGGTGGTGAACAACAGCATCGGCAAAGCCAAGGCCGTGAGCCAGGCAGTGGCTGGTGGGGTGGAATCTGTCCTGGGTATGTCGGAAGAGCTGGTGGATCACTACCTCCCGATGACCGAGGAGGAACTAGGTGAGAAAATGCTTAGCTGGAAGTT TTACCTCTTCCCTGCCTCCCAGCTGGGGGAGTGGAGCGCAGCTGCATCTCTGTTCTTGTTTCCTCCAGGTAAGCTGGCTGCTGCCGTGGAGGGATCCGGAATGGCTTCTGTGGAGGAGCAGAAACAGCAACGGAGTTACTTCGTGCGTCTGGGCTCCCTCTCTAACAAAGTCCGTCACCGAGCCTATCGCCACTCCCTGAGCAAATTGCACCGTGTTAAGCAGCGCACCCAGGACGCTCTCTCGCGACTACAGCTGGCAATAAAACTGGTACAaacatgctttttcctttttcctcctgtCTGTAGTCCTCCTGCTCTGCTATCCAGATGGAAGCTCTTCCTCCATCCTGCACCAGCTACGTGTCACCTTGGATCCCTCCCTGGGAGGGAAACACTCGTGCTTCTCTGTGTGTGCTTGCAATACAGCTCTTCCTCTCATTTTTCCCATCAGATTGAATCCGTGAAACAAGAAGTTGGCCAGAGGCTTCTGGATGGGCAGGAGAAGCTCCATCGGCTGTGGGTGGAGTGGTGCCTGACTCAACCCAAAGGAATCCAAGTTAAAACTGCCTCCCAAGCAGAG GTAGAGTCCCGCACTCTAGCTATGCTGCACATCATCACCCAGCAGCTACAACCTGTTTATGAGAATCTGAAAACCAGCATTCAAGGCCTCCCCAGCAACATCCAAGAAGCTGTGTACCAGGCCACTCGAAATATCCACAAGCTCCACAGCTCTTTTGCCAGTGCTGTGTCTTTCCAGGACCTCTCCAGCACCACCCTGAGCCAGAGCCACGACTACGTGGTGGAAGCCCGAAGGTCCCTAGATGACCTGTTTGAGTACGTATCTCAGAACACCCCCCTGAACtggcttgtgggtcccttccgagCCAGAGCTAAAGTGTCACAGGACAGCAGAAAGCCcgagaagaagaaaaatagagtgACTGAGATCAAATCAGCCACGCTGGAAATGGCTACACCACCAAAGGAGGAGACTAAGACACCTGAAGAACCAAAGGGAGCAAACAGGACCCTGGGGGAAGGGTGTGAAGTGCTGGAGAAGCTGGAAGAGAAGGCAGAGAAAGACCCAGAGGTGGCAGTGGCTGCAAAGGAGATAAAAACTGATCCACCAGAGGAAGATCTCTGA